Genomic window (Ananas comosus cultivar F153 linkage group 1, ASM154086v1, whole genome shotgun sequence):
CAATGTGTATTTGTTTCTTCAATTAGCAAACATTTAGATTGCTGACCGACTCCCTACTTCTATATATAGGGAAGGGAAGTTTGCTCATACTTGTGTTGTGCCACTTCAAAATGGATGGCTAGCTTCTAATGGTACACGAAAGGTAACTGCATCAACTCTTGCAATCATTctcagaaaaaaagaagaagaaagatttATATGTTGAGAACCTCTTTTTCATGCCAAAGATGTAAGTAAGCAAATCGATTTCTGCGCAAATTCATGGACCAGCAAGCACATACTCATATTTATCAGTTGTTAATTGAGCATTAGATCAAATTCAATTGGGCCAAAAGACTTAGCTCAAAGTTGATCTATTAACAATTGAACGAATGGATACCCAAATATAGCCCATCAGTTTCCTCATATGTCATAAAAAACTACTTGTGGCTTCGTAAATATTAACTGTAGTTGCGACCTTTTGTATGCGCATGTTATTTTAACtgcctaatttatttatttcaataagaaaattttgttgtgcAGGTTGCAATTGCACTATTAATATCACAGTGCCCAAAACAAATAGATGGTAATCCAGCTCTATTACGATTCTCTGAAGTTGTGAGCCTCTTCCATGAGTTTAGTCATGTGGTATGTTACTTTCAAATCTTTTTGtgcaatcttgtcatcttttttacattattttgcAGTGTTCTCAGTTaaactcttttttaatttttgacatttaatTCAATGTGCATCTAAACATTACGGTAGGCTTTATTATGTTCATGGAACTTTGCCTTGTCATGTATGATTTGATTAATATGCGCGTGACAGAATATTTGCCTTTCAGGTCCATCATATGTGCAATAGAGCAACATTTTCTAGATTTTCAGGGCTACGATCGGAAGGAGATTTCATTGAGATTCCAAGTCAGCTTCTTGAAAGATGGTGAGTTATCACATATCAAAATAATTACCACTTTGATGTTCATAGGACAATATGTAAATGTTATCTTCTAAACATGTTCCTCTATCACAGGTGTTATGAGAGCGTATCTCTGAAAATGATGTCCGGTTTTCATCAGGTATAATGCACTATACCTACTATGTTGAGCCTCAACACTGATTATCATTCTATTGCTTTCGAAGGACTGCAAACTGTACTTTTACTGTTGAAATTTCCAAAGATTGCTAGAAGTCGTGTTTCATCTGTAATTTGTAGGATATGACAAAGTCCATCACGAGTGAGATGTGTAAATCTCTGAAAAGAAGGCATGATTCGTTTGCTGGCCTGAAACTGAAGCAAGAAATTCTGCTTTGTAagtcattttaattattttccagcagtttaattttcaaatcattGAGCACTGAACAGTTGATCGCTAAGCAAGTAATTTTTGATTGATAATATCCTCAGTCTGCATCTTTTGAATATTTTGGTTGGTCAACCATTTATATTTCATCTTAACACTTTTATCTTCCACCAACAATGgctcaatttttattattcattccCTTACTTAAACTTTAGTTTTGCATTAGTAGAGGAAATTTGGTTTGAGATGATTTTATTCgatattttttacctttttttcccCACAAgaattttcctctctttttacCTATGTTTCCTCTTGGTTCTTCCCCACAGCAGATAGAATTTGTAAATTGAATGCTAATGTACCATATACTTGGTAGGTTTTCAACGTTTTTCTTGTGCTATATTGGAAATATTTGTTTTGATGGTTTTGAGTTGTTAGATATTTGGGTTATTAGTGTAAGACAAGCATTTTGCTCACATAGATTTGTTGTTCTTTTTGCCTTTATCAGGCCTTGCTGATCAAATAATACATTCTAGTGAGAATGTTGACATAGTAGAGTTACTCAAGCACCTCCATCCTAAGGTACTGCTCACTCgaataatatttctttttttttttttggccatgATAAATAGATGGCGTAATATTGGCTTCTTTTGCAGGTAATGCTGGGTATACCTTTGTTGGAAGGGACCAACCCAGCGTCATGTTTCTCTCGACTTGCCATCGGATACGAAGCCATTTGTTATAGTTACATCTGGAGTGAGGTTTGTATTAATTTcttcagaaaaagaaaatgaatgcATAGCGATGCCTATTTTCTTGAATTGATAactaagtgaaaaaaaatgatcGTTCATTCGACAGGTTTTTGCTGCTGATATTTTTGCGTCAAAGTTTCAAGATGATTTGCTAAATCACTACGCAGGGCTGCAGTTCAGGAATAAGGTACCGACTTTTTTAAACTTAATTGTGAATTGAACATGTGTTGGATCACTATTAATGTGCCTTGGGATTTCCTCTCCTCCTTGCTTTGGCCTTATTAATTCGCGTACTTGTCGTGCAGGTATTGGCGCCGGGAGGAGCAAAAGATCCCCTCGAGATCCTATCTGATTACCTCGGAAGAGAACCATCCATTCGGCCCTTCATTGAGAGTAAAATCCAAAACAGTCTCTGAATGTGCATATCCCTTGTTTCAAGGACAACTTAATTTCCCTTACTACAGTGAAAAATCCAACTGTTTCATTTAACTCCAAGactttcttttccttgttcGTCTTATTCGTTGAATGTGATAGCTGTTCATTTTGATTTGAGCATCGTCCATCGGGTAACTTCACTATGATCAGTCCTTTTCCCTGGAAATACTGAGCATCATCAAATTGACTGTTTGTCTATACTGACCAACAACTTTTGCAGATATTTCGGTTTCTTCATTTAAGGAACCAACAAGTAAGATTTAGAACCAACCATTTTGATTTCTGCTGTGAAATTGAATTCTGACTCTAGTTCTTTTGGACTTCCATTCCAGTTCTCATTCTGGTACGGTCCAAAACCGCACCCTTGGATACAAATGATTCGACAAGCACTGTAGTGCTCGTAAAGATGCTTCAAAATTGGACGGAAAAGTATTTCTGCGACCGATATCTCCCTTTCACTCCATTGTTGTGAGTAGATGATGTGTGTGGTATGTAATATCTGATGCTTGAGTTCTGAGATATATTGGTTGCGAAGAGATTCCAAAATTGGCTAGTGATAGAGACTTATCACATATATCTTATGCAAAGTCTCCTATTCTAACTGTTAGGGAGGTCACTTGCTTATCACATCCCTGTCATTTTATGGGACCACTTTAATGTGTCTCATCAGAAATACAGAGCTTAAGACACATTTATCAAATCACAAAGTTCAAATGGAGTATATACACCGCATGTTAGGGACACAAAAGTGCTTCTAGTTAAAGCAATTTTTTGAAAACTGGTGTAACTTTTTAAGGCTTTGTTTTGGATTACGGAGAGATTGCGTTGTGCTGTGAGAAAATACaatggaaaaatattttatttgttttcgtacgtaatattacgttctgCATATCGCGGTAAgtcgattatgatatattttttacagttCTATTGGATAGAACAACGCAGAAGTAACCCTAGgtttcaataccaaactaagcctaagttgGTTTTATTAACTGAGTTAATTTTACTATTGTTAgaggtgtaaaacgggccgggtcGGGATACTGTACTGGATAATGCCTAACATAACCCGGTGGCTACCGTAAACTAGGCCATACCCGACGAGTGATGGCCCAATAGTTTGGGCCGTAAAAAGGGTGTTGCGACGTCTCGGCCCGATTTTTGGTGCCTCTACTTTATCAATAACCTGaaaaaacttgtaatttttcagaaaaattatatatcttttCACTATGCATCTAAAGATgtatagaataaaataaaaaacttatttttaaaaataaattctacTAAGTTGCATCTGTATCTGAATTCTATTGAATTATACTCAGATTTTGATTTGCAATTTAGCGAACTTTTCAAGCGTGAACTTTTCTTTTCCCCCCTTTTGGTATTATTATAAACTCTTGATatttaacttaatttaatttaattttttatgctttATATTCATTTACTCGGATTGTTGGTGCGCGTTACGACTATTCTACAACTTGAATCGTGtggaaagggtttttttttttttttttttccagcgctgcttctgctgctgaaGCTCGTCgacatctcctctctctctcttctctctctctctctcttctcctcgtTTTTCGCGCATCACCACGACGAAGCGAAGCCTCGCGATTGGGCGAAGAGGGGAACGAGAGGGGCTCCAAAAGGTATCAAATCGcacctttcctttcttctcttagTATCCGTTCAGAAAAGTTCgcatttttgggttttttttgggggggggggtgggggggggcgCGTGTTTGACTCGGACGTTGTTACCTAATGTCTCGCACAATTTTTTATGGGAATTCGTCGCCTCGATCGTGCGCGAATCGTTTCCGGATTGTTCCGGAGAGCGTTGATTTGGGGGAGCGGAGAGTAAAATCGGCTTCTTTTGTTGGATATATCTGAGAAATTTGTCACCTttgatgtgaattttggcttctgGGTTTTGTTTTTCTAGGTCATCTCCTTGGATTATAGAGAAGAGCGATAGGGAATAGTATCGTTTTCCGACCCAATTTCACTCAAAACAAGTTGTTGGATGcataaaaatcgaatttttatgCGATGGATTTCATTGGGGGAGATGGGATTTGCTTCCTTTTAATTTTTGGGAATCGTATATAAGAGTATGCGCAACAAATTCCGTTTAAAATGAAGTGGAATAGCTAATAACACATTCGATGCATAAGGGTATGGAGTGAATTTCAAGTCTAAGAAGTGATTGGTTTGTGGGATTTAGTTTAGGCCCATTATAGCATGATTAAGCAAATTTTTGGACGGCGGAAGCCGCCGAAATCAGCGGATAGGGATTTGATTGTGGGGGTGAGTCCTTCGCCGAATCCTTATTCTGGTTCCAGAAGTGGGGATTCAGCGAATAATAGAATTGTCACTGCAAATAGTCATCTGGCCCCTTTGTCGAATTACGGCTTAAACTATCCCAGCCCAGCTTCTAACTCCAAGGTAAATGGTAATTCTGTTGGCTTTCCCTACGAACCGTTGCCGAGCTTCAAAGACGTCCCAAGCGCTGAAAAGCAGAGCTTGTTCCTCAAGAAGTTGGATTTGTGCTGCGTCGTGTTTGACTTCACGGATCCGACGAAGAACGTGAAAGAGAAGGAAGTGAAGCGGCAAACATTGGTAGAGCTTGTTGACTATGTCACTTCACATAGTGGGAAGTTTCCAGAAATAGTTATGCAAGAGATTACCAAAATGGTATCCATAAACTTGTTTAGAGCATTTACTTCCCCGCCTAGAGAGAATAAGGCCTTGGAAGCCTTTGATGTAGAGGACGAGGAGCCCGTAATGGATCCTGCATGGCCTCACCTGCAGCATGTGTACGATTTGTTCCTGAGGTTCGTTGCTTCTCCAGAGACTGATGCGAAACTGGCCAAGAGATATGTAGATCACTCCTTCATTCTTAGACTACTCGATCTCTTTGATTCTGAAGACCCCAGAGAGAGGGAGTACTTAAAGATGATACTTCACCGTATCTATGGAAAATTCATGGTGCACCGCCCATTCATCAGGAAAGCTATTAACAACATTTTCTACCGGTTCGTCATGGAAACTGAGAAGTTCAATGGGATTGCGGAGCTCTTGGAGATCTTGGGAAGTATTATAAATGGGTTCGCTTTGCCGCTTAAGGAAGAACACAAGCTGTTCCTGGTTCGGGTCTTGATCCCACTTCACAAGCCAAAATGTGTTGCTGCATATCATCAGCAGCTGTCTTATTGCATCACTCAGTTTGTTGAGAAAGATTGCAAGCTCGCCGATACGGTCATAAGAGGTTTGTTGAAATATTGGCCCGTCACAAATAGTTCAAAGGAAGTGATGTTCTTGGGAGAGTTGGAGGAGATCTTGGAGCAAACTCAGCCGGCCGAATTCCAGAAGTGTATGGTTCCACTCTTCCGCCAGATTGCCCATTGTTTGAACAGTTCTCACTTTCAGGTAAAAGTGTTACAgtgttttaatttatataataataagatcTACTCCATTTCTTTTGGCCCATTTTTACTGTTTTGTTTTATCGGTCATTTTTTGTATGCTTCATCTTGGTTTAATGATTCATTTTTCCGGTAATGATCTAACTAATAATTTCTGATGTTTAAAATGAAGCGTCGTTAAAGTTCCAAGTGATATAAATGCCATCGTTGCCTTATTTATATCCTAATTTTGATCTTTTTGTCCGTCCTATATGATGCTATTTTAACAGCTAGACAAGTAACTCTAaaggtttccttttttttgtgatACTGGAGCATCTGCAAGTGATGTACTTGTGGGTTATATATAGTGGTAGTTACTACATGCAAGCCACATATCATGTTTTTTTTCCCTGGTTTATTACTTGTGCTTTAGAATGATATTCTTCTAGCATatgcttttcatttttcttcaaGGCTAGATTGATATTAATGGGTGGCTTGTTATATGTGTGTGTGACAAACTGTGAGCTTGCTGACCTGGTTCTGCTACTTAGAGCTGGttgtcacggccttagcggtTCTGTTCGCAAAGTCCatgcggcgcccgccttcctgctcgaagatgggcaagcctttgTCCCTATTGCTAGTCTGACCTTCGCGttctacgactaagtatgcaaaaggAAATGACACAGAGAAAGAGGCAAAGGTTCTCTCAAAaagctaagtactacactacttaaaaaatgagaattacaactcacatacacactctctctcttgtgTTTTGACCTTAGCCAAACCCCACTATATATAGGCTTCTAGATACATTGAATCTAGCCACCCAACACACCCACTAACTCATATATTAACTCACTCTCATAATGAGCCATAAGCCCAAAAGTCACCCTATAACTCATGGGAGTTTCATAACCTTTGAGTTTCCATCATTGATGGGAGAGGTTATAAAACCCTTCGTCTccccacagcgggttgggtttgggtctccTTGACAACTCGATTCAACCCATTTTCAACCCGTTTCGCTAGTAGAtttgggccactgtcaaggagaagtcagcgggaaacattttgtccgtgacatgGTGCTCTAAAGTTTTGATGCAGACATATTTCAGCGAAGCCCCAGCTTTCTAACTCTTAGGGGTTGGCTACAAGTGGGTGATTTCTTGTGGAAATTCTGACACTTTATATGTTATAGATACTTTTATCCAAGTTAATAATAGATGAGTAGATAGGAGAAGATATTATGGTCTTATATCGACCACCTTATGGAAAGCAGTTTTCTATTTATTGAGGGTCTGTACAAGGGATGCATAAACTTTTTaatctctatattattgaaACTCTCCACATTATAATTTGTAAAAGacttatataattttatcttaaatctGATGTGACTCTATTCTGATCCGGTGTAATCATACTTGATTGGCCCTTTTCCTATTCATAGATTAGAGGAGCTTTATTGAGTCTGAAAAATGTATGTCAGCATTACATACAAGTAGGATTTGCCGTTGGCTGAGAAACATTATTTCTTTTGGCATGTTGGCTTTTGCCCCCTCCTTTTTTGTCTATCTATAATAATCTATGTCACTCATGTTGGTTGTCCAGTGTTTTTTTAACCTTCCTCGTTcctcatttcttttttcttggttGCTGCTAATGGCTACAGTCCATTATTCTCTTTGTTATGCTACTTgcattaaattaaaatgtaagGCTTCTGTTACGTCATGTTGGCATTATCTCTATTATAGTACATGCATTGAGTGAAAAAAGTAGGTCTCTAGTGCATCATTTGGTCTATATACGAATGATGCCTAGCTATGTTATCGGAAATCAAATCGACCATAAGAGCTTAGGTGTATATACCTCTTCAATTTACTTCATTGTCTTCTATCTGTTTTGTGGCTTTTGCCCTTCCCTTCTTGTCTTCTCTTCTGTACTCTACTCTTTGATCTTGCATAATTGACTATTCATTAGCTCAATGGAGGCAACCTCGTGGACGATCATAAAGCTCTATAGCAAAGTCTATTTGACAGTTAACTAAGAAGTGTTGTGCTCTTCATAAGCTAGTTTTTGCTGGTTTTTTGAGGCATCTCAAACTGTGTTTTTAGATTTCTTAAAGAAATGCCT
Coding sequences:
- the LOC109706520 gene encoding probable thimet oligopeptidase isoform X4, with amino-acid sequence MENLKSRIDELSLKYIENLNAGTKFVLLNEQELAGMPREFLMELEKTDGKLKVLLTNFHVTPILEHCKIGASRKLIAVAYGQRGGAENLDILESLVESRHKFSQLLGYSSYAELVLEPRMARTSSKVFEFLEEVSANLNDLATRELKVLKDLKRKEEGDSPFGMEDFLFYMRRAEEQQLDLEFGEVKQYFPVSLVLSGIFKIFQDLFGLRFEEVKDCETWHDTVRLFAVRDVTSNDLLGYFYLDTFFREGKFAHTCVVPLQNGWLASNGTRKVAIALLISQCPKQIDGNPALLRFSEVVSLFHEFSHVVHHMCNRATFSRFSGLRSEGDFIEIPSQLLERWCYESVSLKMMSGFHQDMTKSITSEMCKSLKRRHDSFAGLKLKQEILLCLADQIIHSSENVDIVELLKHLHPKVMLGIPLLEGTNPASCFSRLAIGYEAICYSYIWSEVFAADIFASKFQDDLLNHYAGLQFRNKVLAPGGAKDPLEILSDYLGREPSIRPFIENISVSSFKEPTILILVRSKTAPLDTNDSTSTVVLVKMLQNWTEKYFCDRYLPFTPLL
- the LOC109706552 gene encoding serine/threonine protein phosphatase 2A 57 kDa regulatory subunit B' theta isoform-like gives rise to the protein MIKQIFGRRKPPKSADRDLIVGVSPSPNPYSGSRSGDSANNRIVTANSHLAPLSNYGLNYPSPASNSKVNGNSVGFPYEPLPSFKDVPSAEKQSLFLKKLDLCCVVFDFTDPTKNVKEKEVKRQTLVELVDYVTSHSGKFPEIVMQEITKMVSINLFRAFTSPPRENKALEAFDVEDEEPVMDPAWPHLQHVYDLFLRFVASPETDAKLAKRYVDHSFILRLLDLFDSEDPREREYLKMILHRIYGKFMVHRPFIRKAINNIFYRFVMETEKFNGIAELLEILGSIINGFALPLKEEHKLFLVRVLIPLHKPKCVAAYHQQLSYCITQFVEKDCKLADTVIRGLLKYWPVTNSSKEVMFLGELEEILEQTQPAEFQKCMVPLFRQIAHCLNSSHFQVAERALFLWNNDHIESLIKQHHKVILPIIFPALERNTNSHWNQVVQSLTMNVRKIFSDHDPDLFAECLKKFQEDEAKEEEVQSKREATWKRLEEVASSKAASSEPVLVTRTMLRQSSSA